One genomic region from Solwaraspora sp. WMMD792 encodes:
- a CDS encoding acyl carrier protein — MDTTTLRQRVMELVDEATGGTVPVNQLTGGGSLIALGVDSLGLLRLVDAVEAEFGVEVEFDGPGQRMDTLDDLVAAIVDARDEAEPDRATTPG; from the coding sequence GTGGACACGACGACGCTGCGGCAGCGGGTGATGGAGCTGGTCGACGAGGCGACCGGCGGCACGGTGCCGGTCAACCAGCTGACCGGCGGCGGATCGCTGATCGCGCTGGGAGTCGACTCGCTGGGCCTGCTCCGACTGGTCGACGCCGTCGAGGCCGAGTTCGGCGTCGAGGTGGAGTTCGACGGCCCCGGCCAGCGGATGGACACTCTGGACGACCTGGTGGCCGCGATCGTCGACGCCCGCGACGAGGCCGAGCCGGACCGGGCCACCACCCCCGGGTGA
- a CDS encoding AMP-binding protein: MSSATGVPRRPAAAPAARTVPELLDWRCSLHPDRVAIEVHGVDQLTFADWRAGSLAVAAALRRTGVAPGDRVALVFAAREWTGYAVAYCGVLRAGAVAVPLSDRLAPAQLEYAVRHCAARLVLHGPLTGPTGPAPAVPTGVAPLALADLVADGPVADGTGASAPPVRPADLAQILYTSGTTGRPKGVGASHANLVAGAPNHPRRLALAHSERFLHAFPIGTNAGQTMLFNALTAKPAALTLPRFTPARFARLVTAPGTGTVFLVPSMAIELLDSGALRGRDTSGVMLIGSTAAALAPAVATRLATTFPAATIVNYYSSTEAAPAQTVMIFDPARRAAVGRPADGQLMIADEQRRPLPPGSLGEVWLRCPHPRSYYRDGPATEATFRQGWVRMGDLGRLDADGYLYLADRHQDMIKSGAFKISSLEVEAALHEHPAVGEAAVVAVPHPVLGSAVGAVLVPRAGQPPHELTLPTVRAFLADRLADYQLPARVLVVEALPRNEAGKVLKRTLATLFDPLG; encoded by the coding sequence ATGAGCTCAGCTACCGGTGTCCCCCGGCGGCCGGCCGCCGCGCCGGCCGCTCGGACCGTACCCGAGCTGCTCGACTGGCGCTGCTCCCTGCACCCCGACCGGGTCGCCATTGAGGTCCACGGCGTGGACCAGCTCACCTTCGCCGACTGGCGGGCCGGGTCGCTGGCGGTGGCCGCCGCGCTGCGACGGACCGGGGTGGCCCCCGGTGACCGGGTCGCGCTGGTGTTCGCGGCGCGGGAGTGGACCGGCTACGCCGTGGCGTACTGCGGGGTATTGCGGGCCGGCGCGGTCGCGGTGCCGCTGTCCGACCGCCTCGCCCCGGCCCAACTGGAGTACGCGGTGCGGCACTGCGCCGCCCGGCTGGTCCTGCACGGACCGCTGACCGGCCCGACCGGGCCGGCGCCGGCCGTACCCACCGGGGTCGCGCCGCTAGCGCTCGCCGACCTGGTCGCCGACGGCCCGGTCGCCGACGGCACCGGCGCGTCCGCTCCCCCGGTGCGGCCCGCTGACCTGGCTCAGATCCTCTACACCTCGGGCACCACGGGCCGGCCCAAGGGCGTCGGCGCCAGTCACGCCAACCTGGTGGCCGGGGCGCCGAACCACCCGCGCCGGCTGGCCCTGGCCCACTCGGAGCGATTCCTGCATGCCTTCCCGATCGGCACCAACGCCGGGCAGACCATGCTGTTCAACGCGTTGACCGCGAAGCCGGCCGCGCTGACCCTGCCCCGGTTCACCCCGGCACGGTTCGCCCGCCTGGTGACCGCGCCCGGCACCGGCACCGTCTTCCTAGTCCCGTCGATGGCGATCGAACTGCTCGACTCCGGTGCCCTGCGGGGCCGGGACACCTCCGGCGTGATGCTGATCGGGTCGACGGCGGCGGCGCTCGCGCCGGCGGTCGCCACCCGGCTGGCGACGACGTTCCCGGCCGCGACGATCGTCAACTACTACTCGTCGACCGAGGCCGCCCCCGCCCAGACCGTGATGATCTTCGACCCGGCGCGGCGGGCCGCCGTGGGCCGGCCGGCCGACGGTCAGCTGATGATCGCCGACGAACAGCGCCGGCCGCTGCCGCCGGGCAGCCTCGGCGAGGTCTGGCTGCGCTGCCCGCATCCGCGTTCGTACTACCGCGACGGCCCGGCCACCGAGGCGACGTTCCGTCAGGGCTGGGTCCGGATGGGCGATCTCGGCCGGCTGGACGCCGACGGCTACCTGTACCTCGCCGACCGGCACCAGGACATGATCAAGTCCGGCGCCTTCAAGATCTCCTCGCTGGAGGTGGAGGCCGCGCTGCACGAACATCCGGCCGTCGGCGAGGCGGCGGTGGTGGCCGTCCCGCACCCCGTGCTCGGGTCGGCGGTCGGGGCGGTGCTGGTGCCCCGCGCCGGGCAGCCGCCGCACGAACTCACCCTGCCCACGGTGCGTGCCTTCCTGGCCGACCGGCTCGCCGACTACCAACTGCCGGCCCGGGTGCTGGTCGTCGAGGCACTGCCCCGCAACGAGGCCGGCAAGGTCCTCAAACGGACGCTGGCCACGCTGTTCGACCCGCTCGGCTGA
- a CDS encoding non-ribosomal peptide synthetase/MFS transporter: MIQHRNGESPALSFGQERIWFTEQLTPGTAGYVVHSTVRMGGPLDADLLRAAVDTAAARHDSLRMRFTENLDGEPRVEVVPQVTVPFTVLDADDETHARELVDAAVRTPFDLAVAPLLRVLLVRLGDHDQVLHVGMHHIVSDGWSLNLLLAEVAARYGALTDGLPVPPAPAIDYADYAAWQRVRGDGPAAQRELTYWTGALAGVPPLELPTDRPRPAVQSYAGDVHRFGFDAELTAALRRLSRAHRSTLYMTLLAGWQATLFRYSGQRDFAVGSPVAGRVVPEVENLVGLFVNTVAIRADLSRTPTNSAGGGGAGDRGGASSAGDGGEPSFGEVLRRTRGRVLRALSHQEVPFERLVKELNVARDVSRAPVFQVLFTLQNYSRAQSSWPRGITTGAFGSDAAAARFDLSLYVSETDDGLRAMLVYNTDLFDAATVARLTGHYRALLRAAVADPDRPVVDLPLLDDAQQRQLTAFSTGPVPDADRPRPATAGAATLGDLVSRHATATPQAPAVVCGDDLISYAELDRRANQLAHQLRECGVAPGRLVGVCLDQSVQLAVALLAVLRAGGAYLPLDPEQPPARLQLMLADAAPTVVLTSSEIRAVLGGDAAPPALAEATCLDRIASVVAQQPTRPPAGAAGGDDLAYVIYTSGSTGVPKGVAVAHRQVLNYLDGVAERFDVVPAGRYALLQSLSFDFSVTVFYLALATGGSVHLVPRRCTGEELADALRTGQIDYLKMTPSHLRALAAEVDTARLLPRRALILGGEAADLDWAADLAGHGVPVFNHYGPTEATVGVTTYRVSAHERGPGSVPIGRPLPYARVHVLDARLRPVPVGVPGEVYLGGDRLARGYLNRPGLTSQRFVPDPFGPPGSRLYRTGDLGAWRADGELLFLGRTDHQVKIRGYRVELGEVEAALRELSGVRQAAVLLRDDRLVGYLERVPQDPAPETAHGPAPEPAPEPEPAELRRLLADRLPDHMIPSRYCWLDRLPLQDHGKIDRRALPDPGDDQPAREYVEPAGPVQTLIAAVWQAVLQVPRVGADDDFFELGGHSLLATQVVARLRRELPTVRAGDGAPPAVSVMDLFRHRTVRELAALLTDGDAERGRLLHELTAPASAAERVATLLCVPYGGGSAVVYQPLADALPAGWRLLSVAMPGHDIGLADEPAPIDEVAEGVVAEILDRVDGPLILYGHCGPGGALAVEVARRLEEAGRELTAVYLGAIFPFGRPTGGLLGPLLRLRLVERVRSDRIYRTWLQAQGTSIGSLDPEEAAFLIRAMRHDARVSEDYFTALMRDQVTPLRAPVISVVGERDRGTDFHEERFQEWHFLSDRTALAVIDEAGHYFLKYRAGELAEIVTGVHLRLDTPPAGDVPPVGAVPPAVPVESDVPPTDGAGVDDPAWRLHAVSDRGPAADPPGARSGPSAPDRVATGPDRAGGPQPSLRRFGLVAAGQIVTTTGTALTNFAVPLWIYLETGSLARFALFSIVSLLPGLLIAPLAGALIDRTSRRRVLLAASVAAGGAKAVMAGLLIADRAEIWHFYLLVGWLSVALAFQRLSFVSAVPQLVPKRFLGHANGLTQTAVGLTQFMVPLLAVALLEAVGLRGIMIIDVVAYVFAVAVLIVIRFPRTLALQRRESLGQEILGGLRYSLRRREFRGMLAFFAALNLFLFPVLFLLSPLVLGFAELAEVAQIALTGGVGAAVGGLVMLVWGGPRRYRMRAVLIGTLGIAVACAVTGLRPSLLVIGAGAFGMYCALGLVNGIYNTIIQIKVPPRFHGRVFALNQMVAWSTMPLGWGVIAPLATSLMEPLLMPDGALADTVGQVIGVGPGRGIALLYIAFGVCIALTAIVSMRTRVLSRFDDEVPDAPPDDLVGIETRQARVAASPGGGRQARVAASLGGGR, from the coding sequence GTGATTCAGCACCGAAATGGGGAAAGTCCGGCACTGTCGTTCGGTCAGGAACGGATCTGGTTCACCGAGCAGCTGACGCCGGGCACCGCCGGCTACGTCGTACACAGCACGGTACGGATGGGTGGCCCGCTCGATGCCGACCTGCTGCGCGCCGCAGTGGACACCGCCGCGGCCCGCCACGACAGCCTGCGGATGCGGTTCACCGAGAACCTCGACGGCGAGCCGCGGGTCGAGGTGGTACCGCAGGTCACCGTACCGTTCACGGTGCTCGACGCCGACGACGAGACACACGCCCGGGAGCTGGTCGACGCCGCCGTGCGGACCCCGTTCGACCTGGCCGTCGCACCGCTGCTGCGGGTGCTCCTGGTCCGGCTCGGCGACCACGACCAGGTACTGCACGTCGGGATGCACCACATCGTCAGCGACGGCTGGTCGCTGAACCTGCTGCTGGCCGAGGTCGCCGCCCGCTACGGCGCGCTCACCGACGGTCTGCCGGTGCCGCCGGCACCGGCCATCGACTACGCCGACTACGCCGCCTGGCAACGGGTACGCGGTGACGGACCGGCCGCCCAGCGGGAACTCACCTACTGGACCGGGGCGCTCGCCGGAGTACCGCCGCTGGAGCTGCCGACCGACCGGCCCCGACCCGCCGTGCAGTCGTACGCCGGCGACGTGCACCGGTTCGGCTTCGATGCCGAGCTCACCGCGGCACTGCGCCGGCTGAGCCGGGCCCACCGCAGCACCCTCTACATGACGCTGCTCGCCGGCTGGCAGGCGACGTTGTTCCGGTACAGCGGGCAGCGGGACTTCGCCGTCGGATCACCGGTCGCCGGCCGGGTGGTGCCGGAGGTGGAGAACCTCGTCGGGCTGTTCGTCAACACGGTGGCGATCCGGGCCGACCTGTCCCGGACACCGACCAACAGCGCCGGCGGTGGCGGTGCCGGCGATCGCGGTGGTGCCAGCAGTGCCGGCGACGGCGGTGAGCCGAGCTTCGGCGAGGTGCTGCGCCGTACCCGGGGGCGGGTGCTACGGGCGCTGAGCCACCAGGAGGTCCCGTTCGAACGTCTGGTCAAGGAACTCAACGTCGCCCGCGACGTCAGCCGGGCACCGGTGTTCCAGGTGCTGTTCACCCTGCAGAACTACTCGCGGGCGCAGAGCAGCTGGCCGCGCGGGATCACCACCGGGGCGTTCGGCAGCGACGCGGCGGCGGCCCGGTTCGACCTGTCGCTCTACGTCAGCGAGACCGACGACGGGCTGCGGGCCATGCTGGTCTACAACACCGACCTGTTCGACGCCGCCACCGTGGCACGGCTCACCGGGCACTACCGGGCGTTGCTGCGCGCCGCGGTGGCCGACCCGGACCGGCCGGTGGTGGACCTGCCGCTGCTCGACGACGCACAGCAGCGGCAGCTGACCGCGTTCAGCACCGGCCCGGTGCCCGACGCCGACCGCCCGCGACCGGCCACCGCCGGTGCGGCCACCCTCGGCGACCTGGTCAGCCGGCACGCCACGGCCACCCCGCAGGCACCCGCCGTGGTCTGCGGCGACGACCTGATCAGCTACGCCGAGCTGGACCGACGCGCCAACCAGCTGGCCCACCAGCTGCGGGAGTGCGGCGTCGCACCCGGCCGGCTGGTCGGCGTCTGCCTGGACCAGTCGGTGCAGCTGGCGGTCGCCCTGCTCGCCGTACTGCGGGCCGGCGGGGCCTACCTGCCGCTCGACCCCGAGCAGCCACCCGCCCGGTTGCAGCTGATGCTCGCCGACGCCGCCCCGACAGTGGTACTGACCAGCAGCGAGATCCGCGCCGTGCTGGGCGGCGACGCGGCCCCGCCGGCTCTCGCCGAGGCGACCTGCCTGGACCGGATCGCCTCGGTCGTCGCGCAACAGCCGACCAGGCCGCCGGCAGGGGCGGCGGGCGGCGACGACCTGGCCTACGTCATCTACACATCCGGCTCGACCGGCGTGCCCAAAGGGGTCGCGGTCGCCCACCGGCAGGTGCTGAACTATCTGGACGGCGTCGCCGAACGGTTCGACGTCGTGCCCGCCGGCCGGTACGCGCTGCTGCAGTCGCTGTCGTTCGACTTCAGCGTCACCGTGTTCTACCTGGCGCTGGCGACTGGCGGCAGCGTCCATCTGGTGCCGAGGCGGTGCACCGGTGAGGAGCTCGCCGACGCGTTGCGCACCGGGCAGATCGACTACCTGAAGATGACGCCGTCGCATCTGCGGGCGCTGGCCGCCGAGGTGGACACGGCGCGGCTGCTGCCCCGGCGGGCGCTGATCCTCGGCGGCGAGGCGGCCGACCTGGACTGGGCGGCCGACCTGGCCGGGCACGGAGTGCCGGTGTTCAACCACTACGGACCAACCGAGGCAACCGTCGGGGTGACCACGTACCGGGTGTCGGCACACGAGCGGGGGCCGGGCAGCGTGCCGATCGGCCGTCCGCTGCCGTACGCCCGGGTGCACGTGCTCGACGCCCGGCTGCGGCCGGTGCCGGTCGGCGTACCGGGTGAGGTGTACCTCGGCGGCGACCGGCTGGCCCGGGGCTACCTGAACCGGCCCGGACTGACCAGTCAGCGCTTCGTCCCGGACCCGTTCGGCCCGCCCGGCTCCCGGCTGTACCGCACCGGTGACCTCGGCGCGTGGCGTGCCGACGGCGAACTGCTCTTCCTGGGCCGCACCGACCACCAGGTCAAGATCCGCGGCTACCGGGTGGAGCTGGGTGAGGTGGAGGCGGCGCTGCGCGAGCTTTCCGGGGTACGGCAGGCCGCCGTACTGCTGCGTGACGACCGGTTGGTCGGCTACCTGGAACGCGTTCCGCAGGACCCGGCACCGGAAACGGCGCACGGGCCGGCACCCGAGCCGGCACCCGAGCCAGAGCCGGCCGAGCTGCGCCGGCTGCTCGCCGACCGGCTGCCGGACCACATGATCCCCAGTCGGTACTGCTGGCTGGACCGGCTGCCGCTGCAGGATCACGGCAAGATCGACCGCAGGGCGCTGCCGGATCCGGGCGACGATCAACCCGCCCGGGAGTACGTCGAGCCGGCCGGCCCGGTGCAGACGCTGATCGCCGCCGTCTGGCAGGCGGTGCTGCAGGTGCCCCGGGTCGGCGCCGACGACGACTTCTTCGAGCTGGGCGGCCATTCGCTGCTGGCCACCCAGGTGGTCGCCCGGCTGCGCCGGGAACTGCCGACGGTCCGCGCCGGGGACGGCGCGCCCCCGGCGGTCAGCGTGATGGACCTGTTCCGGCACCGGACCGTACGCGAACTCGCCGCCCTGCTGACCGACGGTGACGCCGAGCGGGGTCGGCTGCTGCATGAGCTGACCGCACCGGCCTCCGCCGCCGAGCGGGTCGCCACCCTGCTCTGTGTCCCGTACGGCGGCGGCAGCGCGGTGGTCTACCAGCCGCTCGCCGACGCGCTGCCGGCCGGCTGGCGGCTGCTGTCGGTGGCGATGCCCGGACACGACATCGGGCTGGCCGACGAGCCGGCGCCGATCGACGAAGTCGCCGAAGGCGTGGTCGCGGAGATCCTGGACCGGGTCGACGGGCCGCTGATCCTCTACGGCCACTGTGGGCCCGGCGGGGCGCTCGCCGTCGAGGTGGCCCGCCGGCTGGAGGAGGCCGGGCGGGAGTTGACCGCGGTCTACCTCGGTGCGATCTTCCCGTTCGGCCGGCCGACCGGCGGGTTGCTCGGTCCGCTGCTGCGGCTGCGGTTGGTGGAGCGGGTCCGCAGCGACCGGATCTACCGCACCTGGCTGCAGGCGCAGGGCACCTCGATCGGTTCCCTCGACCCGGAGGAGGCGGCGTTCCTGATCCGGGCGATGCGCCACGACGCCCGGGTCTCCGAGGACTACTTCACCGCGCTGATGCGCGACCAGGTGACCCCGCTGCGCGCCCCGGTGATCTCGGTGGTCGGGGAACGCGACCGGGGCACCGACTTCCATGAGGAACGCTTCCAGGAGTGGCACTTCCTGTCCGACCGCACCGCACTGGCGGTGATCGACGAGGCGGGGCACTACTTCCTCAAGTACCGGGCCGGCGAGCTGGCGGAGATCGTCACCGGCGTCCATCTGCGGCTGGACACACCGCCAGCGGGCGACGTACCGCCGGTGGGCGCGGTGCCACCGGCCGTACCGGTCGAATCCGACGTGCCACCCACCGACGGCGCGGGGGTGGACGACCCGGCGTGGCGGCTGCACGCGGTCTCCGACCGAGGCCCGGCCGCCGACCCGCCGGGGGCCCGGTCCGGACCGTCGGCACCGGACCGGGTGGCGACCGGACCGGACCGGGCAGGCGGGCCACAGCCCAGCCTGCGCCGGTTCGGTCTGGTCGCGGCCGGCCAGATCGTCACCACCACCGGCACCGCGCTGACCAACTTCGCCGTACCACTGTGGATCTACCTGGAGACCGGTTCGCTGGCCCGCTTCGCCCTGTTCTCCATCGTCAGCTTGCTTCCCGGACTGCTGATCGCCCCACTGGCCGGGGCGTTGATCGACCGGACGAGTCGCCGCCGGGTACTACTGGCCGCCAGCGTCGCCGCCGGCGGCGCCAAGGCGGTGATGGCCGGGCTGCTGATCGCCGACCGGGCCGAGATCTGGCACTTCTACCTGCTCGTCGGCTGGCTGTCGGTGGCGTTGGCGTTTCAACGGCTGTCGTTCGTGTCGGCGGTGCCGCAGCTGGTGCCGAAACGCTTCCTCGGCCACGCCAACGGCCTTACCCAGACCGCGGTCGGGTTGACCCAGTTCATGGTGCCGCTGCTGGCGGTCGCGCTGCTGGAGGCGGTCGGACTGCGCGGCATCATGATCATCGACGTGGTGGCGTACGTCTTCGCCGTCGCGGTGCTGATCGTCATCCGGTTCCCCCGCACGCTGGCGCTGCAGCGGCGGGAGAGCCTGGGGCAGGAGATCCTCGGTGGGTTGCGCTACTCGCTGCGCCGCCGGGAGTTCCGCGGCATGCTCGCCTTCTTCGCCGCCCTCAACCTGTTCCTGTTCCCGGTGCTGTTCCTGCTCTCCCCGTTGGTGCTGGGCTTCGCCGAGCTGGCCGAGGTGGCCCAGATCGCGCTCACCGGCGGGGTCGGCGCGGCAGTCGGCGGGCTGGTGATGCTGGTCTGGGGCGGCCCGCGCCGCTACCGGATGCGGGCCGTGCTGATCGGCACGCTGGGCATCGCGGTGGCCTGCGCGGTGACCGGGCTGCGCCCCAGCCTGCTCGTCATCGGTGCCGGGGCGTTCGGCATGTACTGCGCGCTCGGCCTGGTCAACGGCATCTACAACACGATCATCCAGATCAAGGTGCCGCCCCGGTTCCACGGTCGGGTTTTCGCGCTCAACCAGATGGTCGCCTGGTCGACGATGCCACTCGGCTGGGGGGTGATCGCCCCGCTGGCCACCAGCCTGATGGAGCCGCTGCTGATGCCGGACGGGGCGCTGGCCGACACGGTCGGGCAGGTCATCGGGGTCGGTCCGGGCCGGGGCATCGCCCTGCTCTACATCGCCTTCGGCGTCTGCATCGCGCTGACCGCGATCGTCTCGATGCGCACCCGGGTGCTGTCCCGGTTCGACGACGAGGTGCCGGACGCTCCGCCGGACGACCTGGTCGGCATCGAGACCCGGCAGGCCCGGGTGGCGGCGTCCCCCGGCGGTGGCCGGCAGGCCCGGGTGGCGGCGTCCCTCGGCGGTGGCCGATGA
- a CDS encoding amino acid adenylation domain-containing protein, whose protein sequence is MGTAEATYTQHAVWFTEQAGVAGTAYHMALGVWFAAGLDQAALATACAAVVDRHPILATRVDDSDGVPRLAPAADRPTLRRLTPPAGGADADRLIAAEIARRHDLRAGPLARFSLIPAAGGDRHLLLITAHHLVFDGTSKDVLVRDLAAAYGAARAGRPVELPAAPTDGYAARAGTERDRVAAESAAAAEHWATRWSGPGGLVLPGLARVPTDAEPGDAVPVVLEPGLVAGLDQARRKLGVTRFELLLAAVHALLHRYGNQQVPVGVGVSTRTADDADEIGLFVNELPVTVPVPDDAGFRDLALAVRDETRALNRFRAVPLAHVATGLRPAPALTPVSIGYRRRAPEPVFAAVPTTVDWAMFSGAARNALHIQVVDGPVPDSDQEHLESNLEINLQFSPTAVPAAAVTRIGDHLRTLLAAVATDPEQPVDDLPVLPPAESELVCRGWNATGRDYPADATVPLLFAAAVRRTPDAVAVVDGGRTLSYAELDAASARLAGLLRRRGVGAGSLVAVLLDRSWQAVAALLAVLRSRAAYVPVDPNYPPARQAMILDDAAPALVLTTSGTAAALPAGSPVLTLDQLDLTTAAPETADPGSADPGTADLPGPDELAYVLYTSGSTGRPKGVRVPHGALANLLLGMRDMFDSGPADRWLNLTSPSFDISGVEVYLPLTTGGQVVVASGVSALDGAGVLRLVRESRVTHVQATPSGWRVLLEAGLDDQVVAVTGGEALAVPLARQLRSRVARLVNGYGPTEATIYATMAEIPPEPAEVTIGRPVPNTTAYLLDGRRRPVPIGVPGELYLGGRGVADGYLNRPELTAERFVPDPYATDAGCRLYRTGDLCRWLPDGRLEFLGRADDQVKIRGHRVELGEITGRLLEHPALAEAAVLLNGTDEASPRLVAYLVPRGAAPTIAELRRHLTEKLPTAMVPTDWVLLDRLPVSPNGKLDRAALPAPTTGGTDPTAPTDLVDGAAAVVEADPIVEEIRSIWQDVLQIAEIGIDEDLFDLGGHSLTITRISSRIHRRLGVEVPLDAFFDTPTIAEIADLVREAGGRC, encoded by the coding sequence GTGGGCACCGCCGAAGCGACGTACACGCAGCACGCCGTCTGGTTCACCGAACAGGCCGGAGTGGCGGGTACGGCGTACCACATGGCACTCGGAGTGTGGTTCGCCGCCGGCCTGGACCAGGCGGCGCTGGCCACGGCGTGCGCCGCCGTCGTCGACCGGCACCCGATCCTGGCCACCCGGGTCGACGACAGCGACGGCGTACCGCGACTCGCCCCGGCCGCCGACCGCCCGACGCTGCGGCGGCTGACACCGCCGGCTGGTGGCGCGGACGCCGACCGGCTGATCGCGGCGGAGATCGCCCGCCGCCACGACCTGCGGGCCGGCCCGCTGGCCAGGTTCAGCCTGATCCCCGCCGCCGGCGGTGACCGGCACCTGCTGCTGATCACCGCCCACCACCTGGTCTTCGACGGTACGTCCAAGGACGTGCTGGTCCGGGACCTGGCGGCGGCGTACGGTGCCGCCCGCGCCGGTCGCCCGGTCGAACTGCCGGCGGCACCGACCGACGGGTACGCGGCACGGGCCGGCACCGAACGGGACCGGGTCGCGGCCGAGTCGGCGGCGGCCGCAGAGCACTGGGCCACCCGCTGGTCCGGCCCGGGTGGGCTGGTGCTGCCCGGTCTCGCCCGGGTGCCGACCGACGCCGAACCCGGCGACGCCGTACCGGTGGTGTTGGAGCCGGGTCTGGTCGCCGGGCTCGACCAGGCCCGGCGCAAGCTCGGGGTCACCCGGTTCGAGCTGCTGCTGGCCGCGGTGCACGCGCTGCTGCACAGGTACGGCAACCAGCAGGTCCCGGTCGGGGTCGGGGTGTCGACCCGTACCGCCGACGACGCCGACGAGATCGGCCTGTTCGTCAACGAACTGCCGGTGACCGTCCCGGTGCCCGACGACGCGGGTTTCCGCGACCTCGCGCTCGCCGTCCGGGACGAGACGCGGGCGCTGAACCGGTTCCGGGCCGTCCCGCTGGCGCACGTGGCCACCGGGCTGCGGCCGGCGCCCGCGCTCACCCCGGTGTCGATCGGCTACCGCCGCCGCGCGCCGGAACCCGTGTTCGCTGCGGTGCCGACCACCGTCGACTGGGCGATGTTCAGCGGCGCGGCCCGCAACGCGCTGCACATCCAGGTCGTCGACGGGCCGGTACCGGACAGCGACCAGGAGCACCTGGAAAGCAACCTGGAGATCAACCTGCAGTTCAGCCCGACGGCTGTTCCCGCCGCCGCCGTCACCCGGATCGGCGACCACCTGCGGACCCTGCTGGCCGCCGTGGCCACCGACCCGGAACAGCCGGTCGACGACCTGCCGGTGCTGCCTCCCGCCGAGTCCGAGCTGGTCTGCCGTGGCTGGAACGCCACCGGCCGCGACTACCCGGCCGACGCGACCGTGCCGCTGCTGTTCGCGGCGGCGGTACGGCGGACACCGGACGCCGTCGCGGTCGTCGACGGTGGACGTACGTTGAGCTACGCCGAACTCGACGCGGCCAGTGCCCGGCTCGCCGGGCTGCTGCGGCGCCGTGGCGTCGGGGCGGGATCGCTGGTCGCGGTGCTGCTGGACCGCTCCTGGCAGGCGGTCGCCGCGCTGCTCGCGGTGCTGCGCAGCCGGGCCGCGTACGTGCCCGTCGACCCCAACTATCCGCCGGCCCGGCAGGCAATGATTCTCGACGACGCCGCGCCGGCGCTGGTACTGACCACCAGCGGTACGGCGGCCGCCCTGCCCGCCGGGTCACCGGTGCTCACCCTCGACCAGCTCGACCTGACGACCGCTGCCCCAGAAACCGCAGACCCGGGGTCCGCTGACCCGGGGACTGCGGACCTGCCCGGCCCGGACGAGCTGGCGTACGTGCTCTACACCTCGGGTTCCACCGGGCGGCCAAAGGGGGTGCGTGTCCCGCACGGTGCGCTGGCCAACCTCCTGCTCGGCATGCGGGACATGTTCGACAGTGGGCCGGCTGACCGGTGGCTCAACCTGACCTCGCCGTCGTTCGACATCTCGGGGGTCGAGGTCTACCTGCCGCTGACCACCGGCGGCCAGGTGGTGGTGGCCTCCGGCGTCAGCGCGCTCGACGGCGCCGGGGTGCTACGGCTGGTGCGCGAGAGCCGGGTGACACATGTGCAGGCGACTCCGTCGGGTTGGCGGGTCCTGCTGGAGGCCGGGCTCGACGACCAGGTGGTGGCGGTCACCGGCGGCGAGGCGCTGGCGGTCCCGCTGGCCCGCCAGTTGCGCTCACGGGTGGCCCGCTTGGTCAACGGGTACGGCCCGACCGAGGCGACGATCTACGCGACGATGGCGGAAATCCCGCCGGAACCGGCCGAGGTCACCATCGGCCGGCCGGTGCCGAACACCACCGCGTACCTGCTGGACGGGCGGCGGCGGCCGGTGCCGATCGGGGTGCCCGGCGAGCTGTACCTGGGCGGGCGGGGCGTCGCCGACGGCTACCTGAACCGCCCCGAGCTGACCGCCGAGCGGTTCGTCCCCGACCCGTACGCTACCGACGCCGGCTGTCGTCTCTACCGCACTGGCGACCTGTGTCGCTGGCTGCCCGACGGCCGGCTGGAATTCCTCGGCCGGGCGGACGACCAGGTGAAGATCCGCGGCCACCGGGTGGAGCTGGGTGAGATCACCGGCCGGCTGCTGGAGCATCCGGCTCTCGCCGAGGCCGCCGTACTACTGAACGGGACGGACGAGGCGTCGCCGCGGCTCGTCGCCTACCTGGTGCCCCGCGGTGCCGCGCCGACCATCGCCGAGCTGCGCCGGCACCTGACCGAGAAGCTGCCCACGGCGATGGTGCCCACCGACTGGGTGCTGCTCGATCGGCTACCGGTGAGCCCGAACGGAAAACTGGACCGGGCCGCGCTGCCGGCACCGACGACCGGCGGTACGGACCCGACGGCCCCGACGGACCTGGTCGACGGCGCCGCTGCGGTCGTCGAGGCCGACCCAATCGTCGAGGAGATCCGATCAATCTGGCAGGACGTGCTGCAGATCGCCGAGATCGGCATTGACGAGGACCTGTTCGACCTGGGCGGGCACTCGTTGACGATCACCCGGATCAGTAGCCGGATCCACCGTCGGCTCGGCGTCGAGGTGCCGTTGGACGCGTTCTTCGACACGCCGACGATCGCCGAGATCGCCGACCTGGTCCGCGAAGCCGGCGGCCGGTGCTGA